In Neodiprion pinetum isolate iyNeoPine1 chromosome 6, iyNeoPine1.2, whole genome shotgun sequence, one genomic interval encodes:
- the DAAM gene encoding disheveled-associated activator of morphogenesis 1 isoform X3: protein MPSRVKKSFCGCLQDDEPPEITYCVVEHTGTLTLQAMTPTLPMPAEEELNKMFLELVEELDLTQTNRQAVLALPANKKWQIYCSRKGNGTLDNGGLRTTDLSGDPEDYINRVKTIASTPFPEEGEEISNQMRQVEALKTALRTQPHSFVLRFIELDGLTALLQVLGTMDTDATNSNLHTSVIGCLKALMNNSNGRAHVLAHPTAINTISQSLATENIKTKISVLEILGAVCLVPGGHRKVLEAMLHFQQYHSERTRFQSIVNDLDKNFGIYKDNLSLKTAIMSFINAVLNYGPGQVTLEFRLHLRYELLMLGIQPIIEKLRKYENETLDRHLDFFEMVRNEDEKELARKFEKEHVDTKSATAMFDLLRRKLSHTAAYPHLLSLLEHCLLLPLDYGSHPQHWLLFDRIVQQIVLQSEGTGTPPTKNPDVAPIEINVKEIVHLLAKEEELVAAKKKAEELEKENSDMSSRLAKKEQELDLRTQEKEDMEASLSRIKERLEKETSLHIETKQRISELQDNMETLSRQINNEKSERKRLEQLVASGSLPDDAKATIKIVEDEVAEVEAKPMPPPPPPPPLAPPPPPSLMPAAPPPMKVEIVKNVPQPGNPLKSFNWSKIPEQKLQGTIWSELDDTKLYNVMDLESIDKIFCAYQKNGVPTEGSIEDLRNLGKNKKTMSVIDSRRAQNCTILLSKLKMSDNDITRAILSMDQQNILHIDMVEQLLKYIPSSEESALLDLHQKDLQSRADCFLYQISKVPHYEQRLRSLHYKKKFAASIAELTPRMRSVLEASRQVARSRRLRKLLELVLALGNYVNRGNARGNAAGFRLASLNRLVDTKSSCAKGTTLLHYLVQMLESRFREVLDIEEDMPHVRTAARVSMADLQKEVANLKNGLSDVQREIEFHRGQSQVLQGDMFLPAMREFQAQATCRLAEAEDLFQDMKTRFDRAVRLFGEDSAGVQPDEFFGIFENFLQALAEARQDVENMRRKVEEEERRAKQEQELRKRTMERKNSREGILNSISLGNKTQSNGNNQGDNKGEFDDLISALRTGDVFGEDIAKFKRSKRRPVTPSGQESRRHSAHREDSRERH from the exons GATGACGAACCGCCGGAGATAACCTATTGCGTAGTGGAGCACACGGGTACGTTAACGTTGCAAGCGATGACCCCGACGCTGCCAATGCCCGCGGAGGAGGAGCTGAATAAAATGTTCCTAGAGCTGGTGGAGGAGTTGGATCTTACACAAACGAACAGACAAGCGGTCTTGGCTCTACCGGCTAATAAAAAATGGCAGATTTACTGCTCCCGAAAGGGTAATGGCACCCTGGACAATGGCGGACTGAGAACAACAGACTTGAGTGGTGATCCCGAGGACTACATCAACAGGGTCAAAACTATCGCTAGT ACCCCGTTTCCCGAAGAAGGCGAGGAAATTTCAAACCAAATGCGGCAGGTCGAAGCCCTGAAGACGGCCCTTCGGACCCAGCCGCATAGCTTCGTTTTGAGGTTTATAGAGCTCGATGGTCTTACCGCGCTTCTTCAGGTTTTAGGGACAATGGACACGGACGCGACGAACAGCAACCTCCACACGAGTGTTATTGGCTGCTTGAAAGCTCTTATGAACAATTCG AACGGCAGAGCTCACGTGCTGGCTCATCCAACAGCCATAAATACGATATCACAGTCCCTCGCTACGGAAAATATTAAGACGAAAATATCGGTTTTGGAAATACTCGGTGCTGTTTGCCTCGTACCCGGCGGTCACCGGAAGGTCCTCGAAGCGATGTTACACTTCCAGCAATATCACTCTGAGAGAACAAGGTTTCAGAGCATAGTGAACGATCTGGACAAGAATTTCGGTATATACAAGGATAACCTGTCTCTGAAGACGGCGATAATGTCGTTTATAAACGCGGTGCTGAATTACGGCCCCGGACAAGTCACCCTAGAGTTCAGACTTCACTTGAGGTACGAACTGCTGATGCTCGGTATTCAACCCATCATCGAGAAGCTGAGAAAATATGAGAACGAGACGCTGGACAGGCACTTGGACTTCTTCGAGATGGTCAGAAATGAAGATGAGAAGGAATTGGCCCGGAAATTCGAGAAGGAACACGTCGACACGAAGAGCGCTACAGCTATGTTCGATTTGTTGAGAAGAAAGCTCAGTCATACTGCAGCGTATCCTCATCTTTTGAGTCTGTTGGAGCATTGTCTTCTACTGCCTC TTGACTACGGCTCGCACCCTCAACACTGGCTCCTCTTTGACCGGATCGTTCAGCAGATCGTCCTTCAGTCGGAAGGTACCGGAACTCCACCGACAAAAAATCCAGATGTTGCTCCAATCGAGATAAACGTTAAGGAAATTGTCCATCTTCTTGCGAAGGAGGAAGAGCTTGTAGCGGCCAAGAAGAAGGCCGAAGAactggaaaaagaaaactcggACATGTCATCCCGGCTGGCCAAGAAGGAACAGGAACTGGACCTTAGGACGCAGGAAAAA GAAGACATGGAGGCCAGTCTATCGAGGATAAAGGAACGGCTTGAGAAGGAGACGTCGTTGCACATAGAGACGAAACAACGAATATCCGAGCTCCAGGACAACATGGAGACCCTTTCGCGGCAGATAAACAATGAAAAGTCGGAGAGAAAGCGACTGGAACAGCTCGTTGCTTCGGGGAGTCTTCCGGATGATGCCAAGGCTACGATAAAGATCGTCGAGGACGAGGTCGCGGAGGTCGAGGCCAAACCAATGCCGCCACCCCCACCGCCACCTCCACTGGCCCCGCCACCTCCCCCCTCTTTGATGCCGGCTGCTCCACCGCCCATGAAAGTTGAGATTGTCAAAAATGTGCCGCAGCCCGGAAATCCGCTCAAATCTTTCAACTGGTCAAAAATACCCGAGCAGAAGCTTCAGGGCACGATTTGGTCCGAATTGGACGACACGAAGCTCTACAACGTAATGGACCTCGAGTCCATCGACAAGATATTTTGCGCCTATCAGAAGAATGGCGTACCGACTGAAGGCTCGATAGAGGACCTCCGGAACTTGGGTAAAAACAAGAAGACCATGTCTGTCATCGACTCGAGGAGGGCCCAAAACTGCACTATTCTTCTGTCCAAGCTCAAAATGTCCGACAACGACATCACCAGGGCCATTTTGTCCATGGATCaacagaatatacttcacATAGACATGGTTGAACAACTCCTCAAGTACATACCATCCTCCGAGGAGTCAGCGTTACTCGACCTTCATCAGAAGGACCTCCAAAGCAGGGCGGATTGCTTCTTGTATCAAATATCCAA AGTACCTCATTACGAGCAGAGGTTAAGGTCTTTGCActacaagaaaaaatttgctgCCAGTATCGCCGAGCTGACGCCGCGAATGCGATCGGTTCTGGAAGCAAGCCGTCAAGTGGCGCGTTCAAGGAGATTGAGGAAACTTTTGGAGTTAGTTTTGGCTCTCGGAAATTACGTGAATCGAGGTAACGCCCGTGGCAATGCGGCCGGGTTTAGATTGGCGTCTCTCAATCGATTGGTGGATACTAAATCGTCGTGCGCAAAGGGCACCACGCTTCTTCACTACCTGGTCCAAATGCTGGAGTCGAGGTTCAGAGAGGTTCTTGACATTGAGGAAGACATGCCGCACGTCAGAACCGCCGCCAGAGTTAGCATGGCTGACCTGCAAAAAGAGGttgcgaatttgaaaaacggaTTGTCTGACGTGCAACGGGAAATCG AATTCCACAGGGGACAATCCCAAGTACTCCAAGGCGACATGTTCCTCCCAGCAATGAGGGAATTTCAGGCACAAGCTACGTGCAGACTAGCGGAAGCTGAAGATCTGTTCCAAGATATGAAAACTAGG TTTGATAGAGCAGTGCGATTGTTTGGCGAAGATTCGGCTGGCGTACAGCCTGacgaattttttggtattttcgaaaatttcctcCAAGCTTTAGCTGAGGCAAGACAAGACGTGGAAAATATGAGGAGGAAGGTCGAAGAAGAAGAGCGCAGAGCAAAGCAGGAGCAAGAG TTAAGAAAACGGACGATGGAGAGGAAAAATTCTCGAGAGGGTATCCTGAACAGTATCTCGCTGGGAAATAAGACTCAGAGTAATGGAAATAATCAAGGTGACAACAAGGGCGAGTTTGATGACTTGATATCAGCTCTACGCACCGGTGATGTTTTCGGTGAGGACATCGCTAAGTTCAAGAGGTCGAAGCGCAGACCAGTGACACCCAGTGGTCAAGAATCCCGAAGGCACAGCGCACACAGGGAAGATTCCAGGGAACGGCATTAG
- the DAAM gene encoding disheveled-associated activator of morphogenesis 1 isoform X1 — MFCQISGVRKCCLLCRIPSCPVKKPAPLKEFVGRCQTMPSRVKKSFCGCLQDDEPPEITYCVVEHTGTLTLQAMTPTLPMPAEEELNKMFLELVEELDLTQTNRQAVLALPANKKWQIYCSRKGNGTLDNGGLRTTDLSGDPEDYINRVKTIASTPFPEEGEEISNQMRQVEALKTALRTQPHSFVLRFIELDGLTALLQVLGTMDTDATNSNLHTSVIGCLKALMNNSNGRAHVLAHPTAINTISQSLATENIKTKISVLEILGAVCLVPGGHRKVLEAMLHFQQYHSERTRFQSIVNDLDKNFGIYKDNLSLKTAIMSFINAVLNYGPGQVTLEFRLHLRYELLMLGIQPIIEKLRKYENETLDRHLDFFEMVRNEDEKELARKFEKEHVDTKSATAMFDLLRRKLSHTAAYPHLLSLLEHCLLLPLDYGSHPQHWLLFDRIVQQIVLQSEGTGTPPTKNPDVAPIEINVKEIVHLLAKEEELVAAKKKAEELEKENSDMSSRLAKKEQELDLRTQEKEDMEASLSRIKERLEKETSLHIETKQRISELQDNMETLSRQINNEKSERKRLEQLVASGSLPDDAKATIKIVEDEVAEVEAKPMPPPPPPPPLAPPPPPSLMPAAPPPMKVEIVKNVPQPGNPLKSFNWSKIPEQKLQGTIWSELDDTKLYNVMDLESIDKIFCAYQKNGVPTEGSIEDLRNLGKNKKTMSVIDSRRAQNCTILLSKLKMSDNDITRAILSMDQQNILHIDMVEQLLKYIPSSEESALLDLHQKDLQSRADCFLYQISKVPHYEQRLRSLHYKKKFAASIAELTPRMRSVLEASRQVARSRRLRKLLELVLALGNYVNRGNARGNAAGFRLASLNRLVDTKSSCAKGTTLLHYLVQMLESRFREVLDIEEDMPHVRTAARVSMADLQKEVANLKNGLSDVQREIEFHRGQSQVLQGDMFLPAMREFQAQATCRLAEAEDLFQDMKTRFDRAVRLFGEDSAGVQPDEFFGIFENFLQALAEARQDVENMRRKVEEEERRAKQEQELRKRTMERKNSREGILNSISLGNKTQSNGNNQGDNKGEFDDLISALRTGDVFGEDIAKFKRSKRRPVTPSGQESRRHSAHREDSRERH, encoded by the exons GATGACGAACCGCCGGAGATAACCTATTGCGTAGTGGAGCACACGGGTACGTTAACGTTGCAAGCGATGACCCCGACGCTGCCAATGCCCGCGGAGGAGGAGCTGAATAAAATGTTCCTAGAGCTGGTGGAGGAGTTGGATCTTACACAAACGAACAGACAAGCGGTCTTGGCTCTACCGGCTAATAAAAAATGGCAGATTTACTGCTCCCGAAAGGGTAATGGCACCCTGGACAATGGCGGACTGAGAACAACAGACTTGAGTGGTGATCCCGAGGACTACATCAACAGGGTCAAAACTATCGCTAGT ACCCCGTTTCCCGAAGAAGGCGAGGAAATTTCAAACCAAATGCGGCAGGTCGAAGCCCTGAAGACGGCCCTTCGGACCCAGCCGCATAGCTTCGTTTTGAGGTTTATAGAGCTCGATGGTCTTACCGCGCTTCTTCAGGTTTTAGGGACAATGGACACGGACGCGACGAACAGCAACCTCCACACGAGTGTTATTGGCTGCTTGAAAGCTCTTATGAACAATTCG AACGGCAGAGCTCACGTGCTGGCTCATCCAACAGCCATAAATACGATATCACAGTCCCTCGCTACGGAAAATATTAAGACGAAAATATCGGTTTTGGAAATACTCGGTGCTGTTTGCCTCGTACCCGGCGGTCACCGGAAGGTCCTCGAAGCGATGTTACACTTCCAGCAATATCACTCTGAGAGAACAAGGTTTCAGAGCATAGTGAACGATCTGGACAAGAATTTCGGTATATACAAGGATAACCTGTCTCTGAAGACGGCGATAATGTCGTTTATAAACGCGGTGCTGAATTACGGCCCCGGACAAGTCACCCTAGAGTTCAGACTTCACTTGAGGTACGAACTGCTGATGCTCGGTATTCAACCCATCATCGAGAAGCTGAGAAAATATGAGAACGAGACGCTGGACAGGCACTTGGACTTCTTCGAGATGGTCAGAAATGAAGATGAGAAGGAATTGGCCCGGAAATTCGAGAAGGAACACGTCGACACGAAGAGCGCTACAGCTATGTTCGATTTGTTGAGAAGAAAGCTCAGTCATACTGCAGCGTATCCTCATCTTTTGAGTCTGTTGGAGCATTGTCTTCTACTGCCTC TTGACTACGGCTCGCACCCTCAACACTGGCTCCTCTTTGACCGGATCGTTCAGCAGATCGTCCTTCAGTCGGAAGGTACCGGAACTCCACCGACAAAAAATCCAGATGTTGCTCCAATCGAGATAAACGTTAAGGAAATTGTCCATCTTCTTGCGAAGGAGGAAGAGCTTGTAGCGGCCAAGAAGAAGGCCGAAGAactggaaaaagaaaactcggACATGTCATCCCGGCTGGCCAAGAAGGAACAGGAACTGGACCTTAGGACGCAGGAAAAA GAAGACATGGAGGCCAGTCTATCGAGGATAAAGGAACGGCTTGAGAAGGAGACGTCGTTGCACATAGAGACGAAACAACGAATATCCGAGCTCCAGGACAACATGGAGACCCTTTCGCGGCAGATAAACAATGAAAAGTCGGAGAGAAAGCGACTGGAACAGCTCGTTGCTTCGGGGAGTCTTCCGGATGATGCCAAGGCTACGATAAAGATCGTCGAGGACGAGGTCGCGGAGGTCGAGGCCAAACCAATGCCGCCACCCCCACCGCCACCTCCACTGGCCCCGCCACCTCCCCCCTCTTTGATGCCGGCTGCTCCACCGCCCATGAAAGTTGAGATTGTCAAAAATGTGCCGCAGCCCGGAAATCCGCTCAAATCTTTCAACTGGTCAAAAATACCCGAGCAGAAGCTTCAGGGCACGATTTGGTCCGAATTGGACGACACGAAGCTCTACAACGTAATGGACCTCGAGTCCATCGACAAGATATTTTGCGCCTATCAGAAGAATGGCGTACCGACTGAAGGCTCGATAGAGGACCTCCGGAACTTGGGTAAAAACAAGAAGACCATGTCTGTCATCGACTCGAGGAGGGCCCAAAACTGCACTATTCTTCTGTCCAAGCTCAAAATGTCCGACAACGACATCACCAGGGCCATTTTGTCCATGGATCaacagaatatacttcacATAGACATGGTTGAACAACTCCTCAAGTACATACCATCCTCCGAGGAGTCAGCGTTACTCGACCTTCATCAGAAGGACCTCCAAAGCAGGGCGGATTGCTTCTTGTATCAAATATCCAA AGTACCTCATTACGAGCAGAGGTTAAGGTCTTTGCActacaagaaaaaatttgctgCCAGTATCGCCGAGCTGACGCCGCGAATGCGATCGGTTCTGGAAGCAAGCCGTCAAGTGGCGCGTTCAAGGAGATTGAGGAAACTTTTGGAGTTAGTTTTGGCTCTCGGAAATTACGTGAATCGAGGTAACGCCCGTGGCAATGCGGCCGGGTTTAGATTGGCGTCTCTCAATCGATTGGTGGATACTAAATCGTCGTGCGCAAAGGGCACCACGCTTCTTCACTACCTGGTCCAAATGCTGGAGTCGAGGTTCAGAGAGGTTCTTGACATTGAGGAAGACATGCCGCACGTCAGAACCGCCGCCAGAGTTAGCATGGCTGACCTGCAAAAAGAGGttgcgaatttgaaaaacggaTTGTCTGACGTGCAACGGGAAATCG AATTCCACAGGGGACAATCCCAAGTACTCCAAGGCGACATGTTCCTCCCAGCAATGAGGGAATTTCAGGCACAAGCTACGTGCAGACTAGCGGAAGCTGAAGATCTGTTCCAAGATATGAAAACTAGG TTTGATAGAGCAGTGCGATTGTTTGGCGAAGATTCGGCTGGCGTACAGCCTGacgaattttttggtattttcgaaaatttcctcCAAGCTTTAGCTGAGGCAAGACAAGACGTGGAAAATATGAGGAGGAAGGTCGAAGAAGAAGAGCGCAGAGCAAAGCAGGAGCAAGAG TTAAGAAAACGGACGATGGAGAGGAAAAATTCTCGAGAGGGTATCCTGAACAGTATCTCGCTGGGAAATAAGACTCAGAGTAATGGAAATAATCAAGGTGACAACAAGGGCGAGTTTGATGACTTGATATCAGCTCTACGCACCGGTGATGTTTTCGGTGAGGACATCGCTAAGTTCAAGAGGTCGAAGCGCAGACCAGTGACACCCAGTGGTCAAGAATCCCGAAGGCACAGCGCACACAGGGAAGATTCCAGGGAACGGCATTAG
- the DAAM gene encoding disheveled-associated activator of morphogenesis 1 isoform X2: MDTVIEKMGKLNLRIPSCPVKKPAPLKEFVGRCQTMPSRVKKSFCGCLQDDEPPEITYCVVEHTGTLTLQAMTPTLPMPAEEELNKMFLELVEELDLTQTNRQAVLALPANKKWQIYCSRKGNGTLDNGGLRTTDLSGDPEDYINRVKTIASTPFPEEGEEISNQMRQVEALKTALRTQPHSFVLRFIELDGLTALLQVLGTMDTDATNSNLHTSVIGCLKALMNNSNGRAHVLAHPTAINTISQSLATENIKTKISVLEILGAVCLVPGGHRKVLEAMLHFQQYHSERTRFQSIVNDLDKNFGIYKDNLSLKTAIMSFINAVLNYGPGQVTLEFRLHLRYELLMLGIQPIIEKLRKYENETLDRHLDFFEMVRNEDEKELARKFEKEHVDTKSATAMFDLLRRKLSHTAAYPHLLSLLEHCLLLPLDYGSHPQHWLLFDRIVQQIVLQSEGTGTPPTKNPDVAPIEINVKEIVHLLAKEEELVAAKKKAEELEKENSDMSSRLAKKEQELDLRTQEKEDMEASLSRIKERLEKETSLHIETKQRISELQDNMETLSRQINNEKSERKRLEQLVASGSLPDDAKATIKIVEDEVAEVEAKPMPPPPPPPPLAPPPPPSLMPAAPPPMKVEIVKNVPQPGNPLKSFNWSKIPEQKLQGTIWSELDDTKLYNVMDLESIDKIFCAYQKNGVPTEGSIEDLRNLGKNKKTMSVIDSRRAQNCTILLSKLKMSDNDITRAILSMDQQNILHIDMVEQLLKYIPSSEESALLDLHQKDLQSRADCFLYQISKVPHYEQRLRSLHYKKKFAASIAELTPRMRSVLEASRQVARSRRLRKLLELVLALGNYVNRGNARGNAAGFRLASLNRLVDTKSSCAKGTTLLHYLVQMLESRFREVLDIEEDMPHVRTAARVSMADLQKEVANLKNGLSDVQREIEFHRGQSQVLQGDMFLPAMREFQAQATCRLAEAEDLFQDMKTRFDRAVRLFGEDSAGVQPDEFFGIFENFLQALAEARQDVENMRRKVEEEERRAKQEQELRKRTMERKNSREGILNSISLGNKTQSNGNNQGDNKGEFDDLISALRTGDVFGEDIAKFKRSKRRPVTPSGQESRRHSAHREDSRERH, translated from the exons GATGACGAACCGCCGGAGATAACCTATTGCGTAGTGGAGCACACGGGTACGTTAACGTTGCAAGCGATGACCCCGACGCTGCCAATGCCCGCGGAGGAGGAGCTGAATAAAATGTTCCTAGAGCTGGTGGAGGAGTTGGATCTTACACAAACGAACAGACAAGCGGTCTTGGCTCTACCGGCTAATAAAAAATGGCAGATTTACTGCTCCCGAAAGGGTAATGGCACCCTGGACAATGGCGGACTGAGAACAACAGACTTGAGTGGTGATCCCGAGGACTACATCAACAGGGTCAAAACTATCGCTAGT ACCCCGTTTCCCGAAGAAGGCGAGGAAATTTCAAACCAAATGCGGCAGGTCGAAGCCCTGAAGACGGCCCTTCGGACCCAGCCGCATAGCTTCGTTTTGAGGTTTATAGAGCTCGATGGTCTTACCGCGCTTCTTCAGGTTTTAGGGACAATGGACACGGACGCGACGAACAGCAACCTCCACACGAGTGTTATTGGCTGCTTGAAAGCTCTTATGAACAATTCG AACGGCAGAGCTCACGTGCTGGCTCATCCAACAGCCATAAATACGATATCACAGTCCCTCGCTACGGAAAATATTAAGACGAAAATATCGGTTTTGGAAATACTCGGTGCTGTTTGCCTCGTACCCGGCGGTCACCGGAAGGTCCTCGAAGCGATGTTACACTTCCAGCAATATCACTCTGAGAGAACAAGGTTTCAGAGCATAGTGAACGATCTGGACAAGAATTTCGGTATATACAAGGATAACCTGTCTCTGAAGACGGCGATAATGTCGTTTATAAACGCGGTGCTGAATTACGGCCCCGGACAAGTCACCCTAGAGTTCAGACTTCACTTGAGGTACGAACTGCTGATGCTCGGTATTCAACCCATCATCGAGAAGCTGAGAAAATATGAGAACGAGACGCTGGACAGGCACTTGGACTTCTTCGAGATGGTCAGAAATGAAGATGAGAAGGAATTGGCCCGGAAATTCGAGAAGGAACACGTCGACACGAAGAGCGCTACAGCTATGTTCGATTTGTTGAGAAGAAAGCTCAGTCATACTGCAGCGTATCCTCATCTTTTGAGTCTGTTGGAGCATTGTCTTCTACTGCCTC TTGACTACGGCTCGCACCCTCAACACTGGCTCCTCTTTGACCGGATCGTTCAGCAGATCGTCCTTCAGTCGGAAGGTACCGGAACTCCACCGACAAAAAATCCAGATGTTGCTCCAATCGAGATAAACGTTAAGGAAATTGTCCATCTTCTTGCGAAGGAGGAAGAGCTTGTAGCGGCCAAGAAGAAGGCCGAAGAactggaaaaagaaaactcggACATGTCATCCCGGCTGGCCAAGAAGGAACAGGAACTGGACCTTAGGACGCAGGAAAAA GAAGACATGGAGGCCAGTCTATCGAGGATAAAGGAACGGCTTGAGAAGGAGACGTCGTTGCACATAGAGACGAAACAACGAATATCCGAGCTCCAGGACAACATGGAGACCCTTTCGCGGCAGATAAACAATGAAAAGTCGGAGAGAAAGCGACTGGAACAGCTCGTTGCTTCGGGGAGTCTTCCGGATGATGCCAAGGCTACGATAAAGATCGTCGAGGACGAGGTCGCGGAGGTCGAGGCCAAACCAATGCCGCCACCCCCACCGCCACCTCCACTGGCCCCGCCACCTCCCCCCTCTTTGATGCCGGCTGCTCCACCGCCCATGAAAGTTGAGATTGTCAAAAATGTGCCGCAGCCCGGAAATCCGCTCAAATCTTTCAACTGGTCAAAAATACCCGAGCAGAAGCTTCAGGGCACGATTTGGTCCGAATTGGACGACACGAAGCTCTACAACGTAATGGACCTCGAGTCCATCGACAAGATATTTTGCGCCTATCAGAAGAATGGCGTACCGACTGAAGGCTCGATAGAGGACCTCCGGAACTTGGGTAAAAACAAGAAGACCATGTCTGTCATCGACTCGAGGAGGGCCCAAAACTGCACTATTCTTCTGTCCAAGCTCAAAATGTCCGACAACGACATCACCAGGGCCATTTTGTCCATGGATCaacagaatatacttcacATAGACATGGTTGAACAACTCCTCAAGTACATACCATCCTCCGAGGAGTCAGCGTTACTCGACCTTCATCAGAAGGACCTCCAAAGCAGGGCGGATTGCTTCTTGTATCAAATATCCAA AGTACCTCATTACGAGCAGAGGTTAAGGTCTTTGCActacaagaaaaaatttgctgCCAGTATCGCCGAGCTGACGCCGCGAATGCGATCGGTTCTGGAAGCAAGCCGTCAAGTGGCGCGTTCAAGGAGATTGAGGAAACTTTTGGAGTTAGTTTTGGCTCTCGGAAATTACGTGAATCGAGGTAACGCCCGTGGCAATGCGGCCGGGTTTAGATTGGCGTCTCTCAATCGATTGGTGGATACTAAATCGTCGTGCGCAAAGGGCACCACGCTTCTTCACTACCTGGTCCAAATGCTGGAGTCGAGGTTCAGAGAGGTTCTTGACATTGAGGAAGACATGCCGCACGTCAGAACCGCCGCCAGAGTTAGCATGGCTGACCTGCAAAAAGAGGttgcgaatttgaaaaacggaTTGTCTGACGTGCAACGGGAAATCG AATTCCACAGGGGACAATCCCAAGTACTCCAAGGCGACATGTTCCTCCCAGCAATGAGGGAATTTCAGGCACAAGCTACGTGCAGACTAGCGGAAGCTGAAGATCTGTTCCAAGATATGAAAACTAGG TTTGATAGAGCAGTGCGATTGTTTGGCGAAGATTCGGCTGGCGTACAGCCTGacgaattttttggtattttcgaaaatttcctcCAAGCTTTAGCTGAGGCAAGACAAGACGTGGAAAATATGAGGAGGAAGGTCGAAGAAGAAGAGCGCAGAGCAAAGCAGGAGCAAGAG TTAAGAAAACGGACGATGGAGAGGAAAAATTCTCGAGAGGGTATCCTGAACAGTATCTCGCTGGGAAATAAGACTCAGAGTAATGGAAATAATCAAGGTGACAACAAGGGCGAGTTTGATGACTTGATATCAGCTCTACGCACCGGTGATGTTTTCGGTGAGGACATCGCTAAGTTCAAGAGGTCGAAGCGCAGACCAGTGACACCCAGTGGTCAAGAATCCCGAAGGCACAGCGCACACAGGGAAGATTCCAGGGAACGGCATTAG